The DNA region GACCGTGTCATATCCCCGTTTTTTGACAATGCCGCTGCGTCTCAGGAGCGACCGGAATTTCAGTTCCCTGAATGCTGAATTGATTTCAGAATCCATGGAAATGCTGGTGTTTTGAATTTGTTTTTGCATTGAGAGGGAAAATGTTTTACTTGTATTCATAGCGGCTCTTTCTTGTGTGTTATTAGGTGTTTGGCGATGTCTAATATTACACAATTAAGGCCGCTTTTCAAGTATTTTTTATATTATTTCAAATGGTTATATCTGTCCCCCTCCCATATTTCTTGTGCGAAACTTGAGTTTTAAGTCTAATGGCGCGAATGTTTCGGCATGCGCATTCATTTACAGATGCACCTCATTCACGGGGCTTTCGCCCCAAAAAGGAGGGTAACGCAAGGCATTATTTTCCAACCAACTCTTTATAGGGGCGGGAATTGCCTGATCGCCCGAAAACCAACGCGTCTTCAGGCTGTTACGCGGCTCTTGCCCTGATAATGTCTCACCACAATCCTCATACTCCAAGAAAAGGAGGCAGTCGCATGATTTACGATTCCAAACCCTGGCTAAAATCTTATGACTCCGGCATTGCTGAAAACCTGGAAATTCCCCAAACCCCCTTAAAGGATTATCTGGTCAAATCCTGTTTTGAGTATCCTGACCGGGCGGCGGCGAATTACATGGGAACGACCATGACCTATAAGGATCTGCTGGAGAAATCGGGAAGATTAGCCACGGCCCTCAACCAGGCGGGATACGGCAAAGGCGACGTAGTAGCCGTGTGCCTGCCCAACACGCCCCAGTACATGATCTCCATTGTTGGAGCCCTGCGCGCTGGATGCGCGGTTTCCGGCCTGGCGCCCTTGCTCATGCCTGATGAAATGGCCTATCAGTTGAACGATTGCGGCGCCAAAGCCCTGGTTATTCTGGACATGTTGTTCGACGCCAAACTGGCGCCGGTTGCGGACAAGGTCCCCAACCTGCAAAAAGTGCTGGTCACCGGCGTGTTCGATCCCATCCCCGGAACCACGGATTTCCCCAAAGGCTCGCCCATCAGCGGCAAGCAGGTGAGCAGCTTTTTTGAAGTGATCAATGAAACCCCGGACAATCCGCCCGAGGTTACGCTTGAAATGGGCGATCCGTGCTTTTTGCAATACACCGGCGGCACCACCGGGCCTCCCAAGGGCGCCGTATTGACCCATGGCGCCATGTTCAGCAACGTGTACCAGTTTGAAAAATGGCTGCACGTAAATCACGGCGAAGAGGTCTGGGTCTCGGGCTTCCCCATGTTCCATCAGGCCGGCCTGTATGTGAGCGTTTGCTGCATGGCTTACGGCGGAACCCAATGCCTGATCCCGGATCCCCGCAACACGGATCATATTATCGGGGAGATTGAAAAATATAAGCCCACCCTGCTTGTCAACGTGCCCTCTTTGTACATGATGCTCATGGCCAACGAAAAATTCAAAGATCTGGACTTCTCTACGGTCAGGGGCTGCATGTCAGGCGCGGCGCCCTTCCCCGTGGATGCGGCCAACCAACTGGAAGGCATCGTAGGCAAAAACAAGATGGTCGAAGTATGGGGCATGACCGAAACCAGCCCGCTCATCACGGTCAACCCGGTGAAAAACCCGGCCAAAATCGGCTCCGTAGGCCTGCCTTTGCCTAACACCAAATTCCGCATTGTGGATCTGGCCGACGGATGGACCGAAGTTCCCATGGGCGAGGAAGGCGAACTCATCTGCAGCGGCCCCCAGGTTATGCAGGGATACCTGAACAAACCCACGGAAACCACCAACGCCTTGCGGGAGCATGAGGGCGATCTCTGGATGCATACCGGCGACGTAGGCCGCATGGACGACGACGGATTCGTTTACGTGGTTGACCGTGCCAAAGACATGATCATTGTCGGCGGGTTCAAGGTGTTTTCCTCGGAAGTGGAAGACAAGCTGTATCAGCATCCGGCCATTGAAATGTGCGCCCTTGTCGGCCTGCCCAATCCTGAAAGGCCGGACAGCGAAATCGTCAAGCTCTTCGTCCAGAAAAGTGCGGAGTACGCGGATACGCCTGACGAAAAGGTCCAGGAAGAAATCGCAGCATTCGCCAAGGAAAAACTGGCGCCTTACAAGGTTCCCAAGGTGTATGAATTTGTTGAAGCCATCCCGCTGACCAGCGTGGGTAAGGTCAACAAGAAGATTTTGCGCGTGTAGTCCCCCCTGCATCCAGGCGCGCAGCGGGAGGGAAAATAGGTTCCCTCCCGCATTTTTTTTGGGAGCCGGGGTTATCTGTTGTCTTTATAATGCCTGTGCAGGTCTTCCGGCTTGGCGCCGAATTGATAGCGAAGCATGAGGGAGTAATTTCCCAACGTCCTGCGAAGATGCCCGTCCTGCCGCCACCTTCGGGCCGACGACCGAACCCGGGCGCGGCTCAGTTTGAACCCGCCTATCCGCAATAGCTTTTTAACCAGGTCCACCTCTTCCATCAAAGGAATGTCGGCAAATCCTCCGGCCCGCCAATAGGCCTCTTTCCTGACGAAAATCGCCTGATCTCCGTAGGGCATGTCAAACAGTCTGGTTCTTAAATTGGCGCCAAAGCAAATAAGATCCATGGCCGGGCCGGAGTCATCGGTCCCCAATGAAAAGGCGCCAAAAGCGATATCCGGGTTTTGCAACATGCGGGAAATCTCCTGGTCGAAACCGGCGGGAGGAAGGGTGTCGGCGTGGAGAAAAAGCAGTACGTCCCCGGTTGCATGGCGCGCCCCCGAAGATTGCTGACGGCCCCGCCCAGGCGGAGAGCCTAAAATCAGGTCCGCCAATCCGCTTGCTCTGGCAACAGTCTGATCTTGGCTGCCGCCGTCCACCACAATAATTTCATGGGCGCCGGGCCGGCAGGCCTGCAAGACTTTGCGGATATTCTTTTCTTCGTTCAAGCACGGAATGATGACGGAGATTTTCACAAGGGCTAATCCAAAATCTGCGGATGGGTGCGCCGCAATTCTTCCAATTTGTGCAATGTCTCCCCGGCTGCCGCCTCTCCTCGGGAAAGTCTTTGGAGTAAGATTTTCAGGTCCTCAAGGTCGTCCACATCTTTCCAGGGTGTGGTCAGGCCGCAGGGGATGCGGCTTTGCTGCAGAACATCCAGGGTTTGCGCCAGGACCTTGCTGGTTCCCCATTCAGGGCCGGAAAAGATGGAGGGAAAAAAGCCTTTCTTGGTGAATCCCACCAGAAAATAACCGCCGTCCTCCGAAGGCCCCAACACGCAGGCGTTTTCCTCCAGAAGTTTCTCCGCTTCCTGGATGATATCCATGGGCAAATCCGGGATGTCGCTGCCCATGAGCAAGGCCTTATCATAGCCCTGGCTGAAAATCTCCTCAAAGGCGTTTTGCATTCTCTCTCCCAGGGAGGCCCCTTTCTGGGGATGCAAGGGATAAGGAGTTTTCATTTGCGGCGGTTCTTCCGGAGGCCAAAAAAAAACGTGTATCTCCCCGCCTGTACGCTCCAGCATGGACAGCATGTCCTGGACGAAAGAGGCGTAAAGGTCGCAAGCGGCTTCATCGCCTATCCCGGCGGCCAGGCGGGTTTTCACCTTGCCCGGGACAGGATTGCGCATAAAAAAAATCAGGGCGCAGGGGGATTCCATATGCTACTCATCCAAAGAATCCAGGGAGCATGCCCGCCCCTTGAGGTTAAAGAAGAATTTCAGAGTCTTTTTCACTTTTTCGGAATAGAGTTTGGGCGCGAACACGTTACCGGCGGCTCTTTTGCTGATCTCAGCCAGGGTCGGGTACGGATGGATGGCGCCCGCCACGGTGGAGAGCTTGACCTTGCCGTTCATGATCCCCACCCACTGGTTGATGATGTTTCCCGCCTCCGGCCCTACGACCTGGACTCCAATAGGCTTTTCCTTTTCGTCCAGAACCAGTTTAAAGCAGCCTTTAGACTGGCCTTCGGCCAAAGCCCGGTCATTGCCGGAAAACTCTTCGATAATCACCTTAGGCTCAATGCCCGCTGCCCTGGCCCGTTTTTCGTTCATGCCGATGGATCCGATTTCCGGGTCCGTGTATGTGCACCAGGGGACCCAGGTGTAGTCCGCCTTTCGGGGCAAATGCAAAATGGCGTTGGACAGGGCTATGCCCCCTTCGTAACCGGCCACGTGGGTGAATTGCAGGCCGCCGTTGCAATCGCCCACTGCGTAAATGTGCTTGTGCTTGGTCCGGCAGCGCTTGTCCACGGGCATCCCCCGGGGGGAATGTTTGATGGCCAAAGCGTCCAGGTTCAGGCCCTCCACATTGGCCTTGCGGCCTAAGGCGACCAGAATATCCTTGGCTTCAATGGTTTCGGACCGGCCGTCTTCCGTTTGAATGACCAGTTGCCTGCCGCTTCCCAGGTCCTTAACTTCCTGGGCCGTGCAACCAAGCCGAAAAGCCACGCCCTCCTTTTCCAGAACCTCCTGGACAATGGCGGCCATGTCCGCGTCTTCCGGCCCTAAAATCTGGGTGTTTCGCTCCACCACCGTAACCTGGCAGCCCAGGCGGGCGAAAGCCTGGCTCATTTCAATGCCTATGGGGCCGCCGCCCAAAACGATCATGGACTCCGGAAGCTCCTGGAGGAAAAAAATGTCTCGATTGGTTAAGTGCGGGCATTGATCCAGGCCCGGTATGGGCGGAATCATGGCTGACGACCCAGTGGCGATCACCCAATGATCGGCCGTAATTTTCTTTCCATCCAGGTCAATGGTGTGTTCATCCGAAAAAAAAGGCTCCCCGAACAGCACCTTGGCGCCCAGGGAGCAAAAGCGCTCTTCGGAATCGTGCCTTTGGATGGTTTGAATCACCCCGGCGATGCGCGCCGCGATTTGGGAAAAATCCACGGGCGGCAAATCCACGGCGGGCAGGCCGAAGTCCTGGGCGATCTTCATGTAATGATAGACTTTGGCCGATTTGATCAGGGTCTTGGAAGGCACGCACCCAAAATGGAGGCAGTCGCCGCCCAGCAGGGGCTCCTTTTCAACCAGCAAAGTCTTGGCGCCCAATTGGGCCGCGCCCGAGGCCGCTGTCAGCCCTCCCGCGCCGCCGCCGATAATGCCGATGTCGTAATCTGCCATGCTGCTATTTCCCTTCGCCGGAATCGGCGCCCGGAGGCGTTAGGCCTGCACGCCTGCGGTAGAGTTCCAGCAGTTTTTTTACGGTGATGGGGAAAACGCCTAAAATGATGAACGAAACAATCAGGCTGGGAGACAAAATGCCGGACAGGGAGTCTATCTTGCCCAGTTCCTTGCCTGCGTTGACAAACACGATGGTGCCCGGAAGCATGCCAACCTGGGAGACCCAATAAAAGGTGCGCAACCGCATTCTGGTCAGGCCCATGGCAAGGTTGATCATCCAAAACGGAAAAGCCGGGACCAGGCGCAGGGTGAACAGATAAAACGCCCCTTCACGCTCCACGCCCTGGTTGATCTTCTCCAGGCGATGTCCGACTTTTTCCTGCACCCAGGATCTTAGTAAAAACCGGGAGACCGCACAGGCCAGCGTTGCGCCTATGGTGCTGGCGAACGAAATGACGACCAGGCCGGTCAACAGGCCGAACAAGGCCCCTCCCGCCAGGGAAAGCACAACGGCGCCCGGCAGGGAGAGGCCTGTTACAGCTATATAAATGAGCATGTACGTCCCGATGACTGAGACGGGATGCTCGCTGTACAACTGGGTCAGGCTCGCCTGGGAGGATTTGACGTACTCCAGGCTCATGAAGCGGCCAAGATCAAAGATAAAAAACGAGGCTGCAAGCGCAACCAAGATCCCTGCCACGATTATTTTTTTCACCGTCCCTGGCTTCATCCCCTCGCCCCTCCCCCCCTGTTATATGACTCAGGCCTTAGCTCTATACAATGTCAGGCTGTTGGTCACCACCGAAATGCTGGACATGGCCATGGCAAGGGCCGCCAATATGGGGTGCAAGTGGCGCAGGAATTCCGGCAAAAAGGCAAATCCGGCCAACGCCCCGGCGGCCAGGGGAATCAACACCACGTTGTATCCAAAAGCCCACACAAGGTTCTGCTTGATGGTGCGCATGGTGGCCCGTCCCAGCCCAATGGCGGAAACTACGCCGGTCAGCTTGCCGCTGGCCAGCACCACGTCAGCCGTTTCCATGGCTACGTCCGTGCCTGTACCCAAAGCGATGCCCAGGTCGGCGATGGCCAAAGCCGGAGCGTCGTTAATGCCGTCCCCCACCATGGCCACGATTTTTCCCTGGCCCTGGAGTTCCTTGACCTTGTCGCCCTTCTGCTCCGGCAGGACTTCAGCGAAAATATTGTCCACACCGATTTGCGAGGCGATGGCCTTGGCGGTCTGGGGATTGTCGCCGGTCAGCATGATCACTTCCAGGCCCTGGCTGTGAAGTTGCTTGATCGCCTCGGCCGATTCCGGCTTGAGCGCGTCGGACACCGCAACCAGGCCGGCCAGGGCTTTATCCCTGGCGACGACCATGACCGTTTTTCCCTCATTGGCCAGGCGGTCGATCTCAGCCTGGGCGCTTTGGACGTCCACGCCTTGGGCGGCGGTCCAGGCGGGCTTGCCCACGACTATATTGGCGCCCTCGATGTCGGCGGACACGCCGTTTCCTCCGTGGGCCTCAAAGCCTGCAAGGGCCAGCAGCTTGCTTCCCTGCTCCTTGGCGTGCTCCACAATGGCCCGGCCCAAGGGATGCTCGGAGCCGGATTCCACGCTGGCCGCCAGTTGCAGGACCTTCTCCTGATCCAGGCCGCCGAAAGCCGCCACGTCGGAAACCACGGGCTTGCCCATGGTGATGGTGCCGGTTTTATCCAAAACCACCACGTCCAGGTCGGTGGCCATTTGCAGGGCGGTGCTGTCCTTGAACAATATGCCGTGTTTGGCGCCCCGGCCCGTACCGGCCATGATGGCCGTGGGGGTGGCCAATCCCAAGGCGCAGGGGCAGGCGATGACCAGCACCGCTACAAAACGGATCATGGCGGGAACGAATTCTCCGCCGATGGTCCACCATAGGACGAATGTCAACACGGCCAGGCCGATGACCGCGGGCACAAACACAGCCGCCACCCTGTCGGCCAAAGCCTGGATAGGCGCCTTGCTGCCCTGGGCTTCCCGGACCATACGGATGATGTGGGCCAGTGCGGTCTCGCTGCCCACCCGGGTGGCCTCAATTTTCATTAAGCCCTGGCCGTTGACTGTGCCGCCCGCCACGGAGTCGCCGCCGGTTTTATCCACAGGCAGAGGTTCGCCCGTCAGCATGGATTCATCGACGGCGGAATTGCCCCACACCACCTTGCCGTCCACAGGCAGACGCGCGCCCGGACGGACCAGGACGATGTCTCCGACCTTGACCTGGGATACGGGGACTTCTTTTTCATCCTCCCCGTCCACGATGACTGCAGTGTCGGGAGTCAGGCTCATAAGCTCCTTAATGGCTGCGCCGGTTTTGCCTTTGGAGCGCGCTTCCAGGAGCTTGCCTAACTTGATCAGGGTGATGATGACGGCTGAGGTTTCAAAATAAACGTGCTGTCCCAGGACCGGAAAAAACAACAAGGCCAGGGAGTAGATGTAGGCCGTGGACGATCCCATGGCCACCAGAACGTCCATGTTGGCGCTCTTGTTTTTCAGGCTTTTGATCCCGCCCACATAATAATCCCAGCCCGTATAAAACTGGACCGGCGTGGCCAGGGCCAGAAAAAACCAGTTCACCCAAGGCTGATGGCTCCAGGCGCCGATCAGGCCGAAGTCGCGGGACATGCTGATGATGAACAAAGGCAGGGCAAAAACCACCCCCACCCAAAACTTGCGGGTCTGGTCCTTGATTTCCGCTTCACGGGCTGCGGCTTCCACATCCTCGGGCTCCTCGCCTTCTTGAGGACGTATGGCCTCGAACCCGGCCTTGGAAACCGCTTCGACTATTTTATCCAGATTGGTAAGGGCCTGGACGTACTCCACCGAGGCCCTTTCCGACGCAAAGTTTACGGACGCCGACACCACCCCGGGGACCTTTTTGTTCAGGCTTCGTTCCAGGTTGGCGGCGCAATTGGCGCACGTCATGCCGGTTATGGGGAGTTCAATTTTCGCCGTAGGCACGCCGAAGCCCAGGCTCTCAATTTTATTGATGACATCCTGGGGCTTGGTCTGTGAAGCGTCCAGGTCGAACGAGGCCTCCTCGTTGGCGAAATTCACCGACGCCTCGGCCACTCCGGGCAGCTTTTTAATGCCGCGCTCGATGTTCATGGCGCAATTGGCGCAGGTCATCCCTGTAACCGGTAAGGTTATCCTGGCGGGTTTCATGGCAGCCTCCAGGTTTACTCTGCGGGGTAATTGATCTCTTTGAGGATAGCCCTGATAGAGTCTTCGGTTGCCGGGGAATCCCATTTCACCTTGATGGTCTTGGATCCGGGATCGCCTTCCACGCCAGTCACGCCGTCAGCTTCATTCAGTTCCTCTTTGATGGCGTTTACGCAATGACCGCAGGAAATATTGGGTACGGTAAATGTTTTTTCTTCCATGATGGCGCCTCCATGCTACCAGCAAAAATGTCAAGTGAGACCAAATAGGTCCTAATTAATATGGAGTCCCCGATTAACTCTGTCAAGCGAATGCCATGGCGGGAAAAACAGCGGAGATCATCTACTGGCGAGGTGTGCAAGGGGAAGGCGGTCAAATTCCTTCCCCTTGCAAATACTTATCCTTTAATTGTCCGTCAGGACATGGTCGTCGTATTCAGTTTCGAAATACAGCTTATGCTTGGCTTCTTCCTGAGCCAAGGAAAGAAAAATTTCCTTGAGGTCCCCTTCCACCCGATTGGCCAAATGGGTGTACAGCATGAACGCGGCTTTTTCCTTTTTCATGGCCAAAATAAGGGCCTTTTGGAAATCCATGTTGGGCTCCACCGGAGCGTCCACCACGTAATCCGCAATTTTGAGGTCCGTTACATTGCCCGCTGCGGGGGCCATGGCCTGGCCTTCCTTGACAGACTTGAGCTTTTCTTCATGCCTCTTCTCTTCCGCAACAAAGCTCTCAAACAATGCCTTGGAGCCGGACCTGGTTGTGTTCTCAGCGATTTCTGCGTAAAACTTCTGGGCCTCCTGCTCATTTTTAATGGCGAAATCCAGGATGGCATCCACTGAATTAAAGTTGGTCATCGTGTATTCTCCTCCTCGTCATTTTGAACAATTTGGGCTCCAACCCAGGGCCCTGTTGGTTTATCTTAGCAACGATAATTTCTATTACAATATTGTTTATGTCATAGTTTTCAACGTTGCGTCAAAGAAATATCATGAAATTACATCACGGTTCAGTTCACGCTATTAACTCAAGATAGGCGCCGGAGGCGGAGTGGTCAAGAGCCATAACAGCCTGTTGGGCCTTTTTCCAGACCATGGACGCCGGAGCTTCCGGCGCTTGATCGCATAAAATATTGCGAACGACGTCGGCTTTGCTTTCTCCGGAAATCAAGAACAGAATGTTTTTGGCGGCGCAAATAAACGGCAGGCCAAGACTGATTCTGTCGTGGGGATGCCTATCAGACCGGGCCGCATGCACCCGGGCTTCCTGGGGATAGTCCTGAACGCCCTCGGGAAAAAGCGAGGCCGTATGGCCGTCCTCGCCCACCCCCAAAAGGACGAAATCCAGGCCTTTTTCCGGAGGAACGGCGGCTGCCATAAGGCCTTGCAGCGTCTCTTCATAGGATTCCGCAGCCTTTGCCGCGTCTTTTAAATGAACCGGGACGGAATAAAACCGTTCTTGGGGAAAGCCCGCGGGTTTGATGAGCGACTCCCGGATCAAGCGTTGATTGCTGTCTGCGGCGTCCGCGGAGACCATGCGTTCGTCCACCTGGAACAGGCGGGACTTTGCAATCCATGTTTTATTATGATTCTGAGCCAGAGCATTGAAAAAACCAACAGGCGTTTTGCCTCCTGAAAATGCAGCGGAAAACCGGCCGCGCTCCCGGATGCCGGATGAGGCGCACTCCAGAAAAAATTCAGCGGCGTAAGCGGCCAAGTCTTCCGGTGTTTCATGAATGACGACGGTCTTGCCGGGTCCGGCCTCTTTGACTATCATGCAAAATCTCTCCAACGCCTGCCGTCCCGCCCCATCAATTCGTCCGCGTCCGCGGGCCCCCAGGTTCCGGCCTTGTAATTGGGGAAGTTTGCGGGCGGATTATCCTCCCAATATTGAATGATGGGGTCCACCACGCTCCACATGGCTTCCACGCCGTCCTGCCTTGCAAAAAGCGTGAGGTCGCCCCGCAGGCAATCCAACAGCAGACGCGCGTAGGGAGGATAGCTGGCGGTCTGAAAGGCCTTGGAATAGTTGAACTCCAGCAAAGAAGGATGGGGAATGTTTCCCACCCCCGGCTGTTTGGCGTTAAATCGCAGGATGATGGATTCCTCCGGCTGAATTTGAAGGTGCAAAGCGTTTGGAGCGTCCTGACAGGCCGAGCCCATGAGTTTTAAGGGCGGCTGCTTGAACTCCACATAGATTTCCGTGATCCGCTTGTTCAGCCTTTTACCAGCCCGTAAGTAAAACGGCACCCCGGACCAGCGCCAATTGTCGATATAAAACTTGCCGGCGAAAAAAGTGGGCGAGACGGAATCCTTAGCCACATTCGCTTCTTCCCGATATCCCGGAACGGCCTGTTCGCCGTATCGTCCAGGGCCGTACTGGCCCCGAACCATGTTGTGACGCAGATACTCCTCATCCACTTTTCGGAAGCTCTTGTATATCTTGAATTTTTCGTCCCGCACCGCGTCCGCGTCAAAGCTGGCGGGCGGCTCCATGGCGGTATGGGCGGCCAGTTGCAGCATGTGGTTCTGGATGATGTCCCGAACCACTCCCGCCTGCTCGTAGAAGTTTCCGCGGGTTTCTATGCCGATGTCCTCGGCTGCGGTGATCTGGACATGATCCACGTAATTCCGGTTCCATAAGGGCTCGAACACGTTGTTGCCGAACCGGAAAAACATGAGGTTCTGGACGGTTTCCTTGCCCAGGTAATGGTCGATGCGAAACACCTGGTTTTCGTCAAAGGCATTTAGCACCCTTTGGTTGAGGGCCCGGGCCGACGCCCTGTCCCCGCCAAAGGGCTTTTCCATGATCACCCGAACGCGGCCCGGTCCTTGGGCCAAACCGTGATGCTTCAGCCTGTCGATAATCACAGGCGCTGAATCGGGCGGCGCCGCCAGGTAATGGAGCAGATTGAGGTTTTCTTGCGAAACCCCAGGCAGTCCTTTCTCGACGGCGGCTCTTACTTCCTCGTATTTGGAGTCGTCTTCAAAATTGGCGGAGATGAATTCAAAATGGCTGACAAACTCGTTCAACATGTCTTCCGGGGCAGGGTCTTCGCAATGCTTGATCACGGATTCCTTGATCATCGCCCGGTACTCCGCGGAGTTAAGATTTGTCCTGGCAAACCCGATGACGCGAAAGTCGTGGGCCAGGAGGTTGTCCCTGTAGGGCCGGAATAAAGTTGGCGCCAGCTTTTTCCGGGCAAGGTCTCCGGCGCCGCCGAACATGATCATGATAAAAGGATAGTCCCTGGCGCCCTGAGTTCCCAGGGGCAGGACGCACGGATCCACAGGCTGTTGGCCGCCTTGGGCGGCCGGGCCGGAATCACTCATCATGGTCGCTCCTTATTTTATGGCCGCCGAATTCCTTTCTGAGCGCGGCGATTACCTTGGCGGAAAAAAAGCTGCTTTGCCGGGACCGCAGCCTTTCCAACAAGGCCGTGGTGATGACGGGCGCAGGCGCGTCCTGTTCCATGGCTTCGGCCACGGTCCACCGGCCTTCGCCCGAGTCCTCCACGTACGCCCAGACGGACTTCAGGTCCGGTTCTTCGCGGAAAATATTTTCGCACAACTCCAGCAGCCAGGACCGGATGACGCCGCCCTGATTCCAAAGATGGGCGATCTTGCCCAGGTCCAGGCCGAAATCCTCTTTGCCGTGCATAAGCTCGAATCCTTCGGCGTAGGCCTGAAGCATGCCGTACTCAATGCCGTTGTGGATCATTTTAACAAAATGGCCCGCTCCGTTGGGGCCGACATGCAAAAATCCGCCGGGCGGCGCCAAATCTACAAAAATGGGCCTGAGCAGGTTAAACGCTTCCTCTTCCCCGCCCACCATCAGGCAATAGCCGTTTTCAAGCCCCCACACGCCTCCGCTGACGCCGGCGTCCAGGAAGAAAATTTCCTTTTCCTCCAAGGCACGGGCGTTGGCCATGGAGTTCTTATAAAAGGAGTTGCCGCCGTCTATAATGCAGTCCCCCGGCTCCATAAAATGGATTAATTGATGTATGATGGAATCCGTTGCCTGGCCCGCCGGAACCATCACCCATATAATCCTGGGGAGCGGCAGGCTGGCGACCAGATCTTCCAGGCTTTCTGCGCCGTATGCGCCCTTGGCCGCTATGGCTTCCACGGATTCCCTGGTTCGGGCGTATGCTGAAACCTTATGGCCTCTTGCCAGCAGCCTCTCCACCATGGCTCCGCCCATTTTGCCTAATCCCACAAATCCGATTTCCATAGGATCCTCCGAAAACTATCTGATGGTGCAAAAACGCGAATGGGATGATTCGCCGGCATGGATCGCCGGCGCCGAATTTTTCATTTACAAAGAATATACTACGGTCCAATCGCGGGGTTCAAGGAAAGTCTATGAAATGATTTGCGTCCCGGTCCTATTTGATTTATTGTTGGTGAACAGTTTGATCGCGCCTTGAAACAACTCCCGGATCGGAGCATCCATGAAAGACAGCAAAACCATTCACCAAGGAAGAATTTTCACCCTGAACCATGACCAGGTAACTCTGCCCAACGGCAAGGAAACGGGTTTGGACGTCATTCGCCATCCGGGGGCGGCGGCCATGATTTGCTTGAACGAGAAGCAGGAGGTTCTGCTTCTGCGTCAATTCAGATACGCCGCCGGGGGA from Desulfatibacillum aliphaticivorans DSM 15576 includes:
- the gnd gene encoding phosphogluconate dehydrogenase (NAD(+)-dependent, decarboxylating), whose product is MEIGFVGLGKMGGAMVERLLARGHKVSAYARTRESVEAIAAKGAYGAESLEDLVASLPLPRIIWVMVPAGQATDSIIHQLIHFMEPGDCIIDGGNSFYKNSMANARALEEKEIFFLDAGVSGGVWGLENGYCLMVGGEEEAFNLLRPIFVDLAPPGGFLHVGPNGAGHFVKMIHNGIEYGMLQAYAEGFELMHGKEDFGLDLGKIAHLWNQGGVIRSWLLELCENIFREEPDLKSVWAYVEDSGEGRWTVAEAMEQDAPAPVITTALLERLRSRQSSFFSAKVIAALRKEFGGHKIRSDHDE
- a CDS encoding ferritin-like domain-containing protein, which gives rise to MTNFNSVDAILDFAIKNEQEAQKFYAEIAENTTRSGSKALFESFVAEEKRHEEKLKSVKEGQAMAPAAGNVTDLKIADYVVDAPVEPNMDFQKALILAMKKEKAAFMLYTHLANRVEGDLKEIFLSLAQEEAKHKLYFETEYDDHVLTDN
- the zwf gene encoding glucose-6-phosphate dehydrogenase, with the protein product MMSDSGPAAQGGQQPVDPCVLPLGTQGARDYPFIMIMFGGAGDLARKKLAPTLFRPYRDNLLAHDFRVIGFARTNLNSAEYRAMIKESVIKHCEDPAPEDMLNEFVSHFEFISANFEDDSKYEEVRAAVEKGLPGVSQENLNLLHYLAAPPDSAPVIIDRLKHHGLAQGPGRVRVIMEKPFGGDRASARALNQRVLNAFDENQVFRIDHYLGKETVQNLMFFRFGNNVFEPLWNRNYVDHVQITAAEDIGIETRGNFYEQAGVVRDIIQNHMLQLAAHTAMEPPASFDADAVRDEKFKIYKSFRKVDEEYLRHNMVRGQYGPGRYGEQAVPGYREEANVAKDSVSPTFFAGKFYIDNWRWSGVPFYLRAGKRLNKRITEIYVEFKQPPLKLMGSACQDAPNALHLQIQPEESIILRFNAKQPGVGNIPHPSLLEFNYSKAFQTASYPPYARLLLDCLRGDLTLFARQDGVEAMWSVVDPIIQYWEDNPPANFPNYKAGTWGPADADELMGRDGRRWRDFA
- the pgl gene encoding 6-phosphogluconolactonase, with protein sequence MIVKEAGPGKTVVIHETPEDLAAYAAEFFLECASSGIRERGRFSAAFSGGKTPVGFFNALAQNHNKTWIAKSRLFQVDERMVSADAADSNQRLIRESLIKPAGFPQERFYSVPVHLKDAAKAAESYEETLQGLMAAAVPPEKGLDFVLLGVGEDGHTASLFPEGVQDYPQEARVHAARSDRHPHDRISLGLPFICAAKNILFLISGESKADVVRNILCDQAPEAPASMVWKKAQQAVMALDHSASGAYLELIA